The Granulicella sp. 5B5 nucleotide sequence ATTCCAGGAGACGGCCGGCAGACCCTCAAAACCGCACCCTGCCAAAAAACCACAGGGCAGAAAGTCGCATCTGACTCATTTCGTGTGAATCTTTGGCGCGAGTACATTCGTCTCAGGTAATTGATCATCAGCTTTTTCCGCAGGCTGTGTTCCTTCTGAATGAAGTCCTTTAGCCGTTTTCTCACCGCAACTTGCCGCGCCGAAGAGTGTTCAGTATCGAGGATATTAAGTGCGGCTTAAGCAATTTCATTTTCGCAGTCCGATCCGGGGCATGTTTGTATGTCCTTCAATCAGAGAGAACTCCCCGAATGAAGCGTCTCCTTTCTCTTACGCTCGCGATATTCTGCTGCCTCTGTCTGGCTGTTGCGACTGAACGCCGCGCCTACGCATATGTCGATCCAGGCTCGGGCTTGTTGGCCCTGCAGTCGATTGCTGCCGGCCTGGCTGCCGCCGCATATTACATGCGCCGTCGCATTGCTGCGCTGTTTGGACGAGGCAAGACCACCGCAAAGACCGTTGTTCTGCCAACGGCTAAACAAGAAGACAGTAACCGCAACGTAGCCTAGTCAGTTAGATACTGCGCTCCTACATTCGTTCCGATAGCCACTCATGCCGTCAGCGACACCGCCGCCGACCTTTCGCGATCCGGCCGGCTTCCTTAGCCTTACACCGGACCACGCCGTTCGCACCATCCACGGCGCCGCTCGTGACTCCGTTATGAGCTTTCTGAGCTCACCGCTGCGACAACGCCTCGAGCAGCGCGGCGAGATGGTTTCGACTGTCATTGCAGACGATTCAGACGGGGACAGCTTGAAGCTTCGCCATCCGCGAATTCCTGTCATCACTTATCCATGGGAGTGGACACAGGGGCAGTGGATGGCAGCCGGGGAGTTGACGCTTGGGTTGTGCGAAGAGGCGCTCGAGCAGGGTTGGATACTGAAGGACGCGACGCCACTCAACATTCTTTTTACCGGCACCGGGCCCGTACTTGTTGACGTGCTCTCGTTCGAGAAGCACGTTCCCGGCAATTCAATATGGCTTGCCTACGGTCAATACGTTCGCACGTTTCTGCTGCCGATGTTGATGAACCGTCTGCAGCACTGGCCGCTGGCGCTCACGCTCTTCAGACGCGATGGGTACGAGCCAGCTGAGCTTTACGACGCCCTCAGCTGGCCGCAACGGCTGTCGCCTGCAGCATTCTTTCCCATCACACTGCCCAGTTGGCTGGAGCGGCGCAGCTCAGGGGCATCTGCTAAATCTGCGGTCGCACCGGCGAAGGAGCCTGCACTGGCGCACCACCTGTTGCGCCGGACACTGAAGGGTTTGCGCCGCCGCACTCGCAATGCACCGGTTAAGCAGGTGCGATCAGAGTGGTCCGATTACACGGCCACGCTCACGCACTACACGGAGCAGGAGAGCCAGGAGAAGGTCTCCTTTGTGCGCGAGACGCTAGAGACACTTAAGCCGGCCCGCGTGCTGGATATCGGCGCCAATACCGGCGAGTTCAGTGCTCTGGCTGCCTCGGTGGGAGCCAGCGTCGTGGCGCTGG carries:
- a CDS encoding class I SAM-dependent methyltransferase, whose amino-acid sequence is MPSATPPPTFRDPAGFLSLTPDHAVRTIHGAARDSVMSFLSSPLRQRLEQRGEMVSTVIADDSDGDSLKLRHPRIPVITYPWEWTQGQWMAAGELTLGLCEEALEQGWILKDATPLNILFTGTGPVLVDVLSFEKHVPGNSIWLAYGQYVRTFLLPMLMNRLQHWPLALTLFRRDGYEPAELYDALSWPQRLSPAAFFPITLPSWLERRSSGASAKSAVAPAKEPALAHHLLRRTLKGLRRRTRNAPVKQVRSEWSDYTATLTHYTEQESQEKVSFVRETLETLKPARVLDIGANTGEFSALAASVGASVVALERDEAAAERLFQRARAQQLDILAIHADLARPTPAVGWENSESSSLLARLEGQFDLVLMLAVVHHLLLMEQIPLDAIMELLGRLTRRYLLLEWVPASDPMFQSLMRGRDELYGSLCEDDLVRACQGRFTLLQRQSLPNGRVLLLLEKQQPGTSAA